Below is a window of Megalopta genalis isolate 19385.01 chromosome 7, iyMegGena1_principal, whole genome shotgun sequence DNA.
ttACCCTGTAATATATTTGTACTAGTTACCCCAACTGTAAGTTTTTCTGTACAATGCAATACAGCTTCGCTTAAAAGTATTTTATGACCATTATGCATTTGATCAAATGTGCCACCAAGTACCACGCTCTTATAAATCTTTCCTTCCTCTGTGCATGTCTTTGCATCTGTGTTCTCTGGTTTCTGATCATCATTCCAGCTAATAAAGTTACAATTCATGGAAGCATTAGCTAGACAATCTTGTATGAATGCATTAGCTTCGTTGTTACTATAGTGGTGATCAAAAATGACTATCTCCACGGGTTTTTTGGTATTTATTATCGATAAATTAGAATTTTTCATACTTGTCAGTAAAACTCGAATGTCTAGTAGTAAGGATATTGTAGATGTATCAAtgtaaatatttgaaatagttCGAACATAATTTGTTAATCGTTGCGGAGAATTTGTAACTGTGTATTTATTAGGTTTAAAAATGTTCTTTTCTGGGAAGTACTGTATATATAAAGTTTTTAACACGTGCTTTTTGATGATCGGCAATAATTTCGTCACTTTTGATGGATTCGTTAGAACTAATAAACCAGTGTTTGCCATTGTAAGTAGTAGATTTGTTGACCTCTAATTTTTTGGTTTGACGTTTATACTGTTTAAATTGTGTAACTTGATAGGGCCAGGTTAGGATTAAGTTACCCAGCAGATAAAGGTTATGTAACGTTGGAAGATTGAGTTTTCGCATgcaatgtatatatgtacatatattttatattatctcTACATATGTACGTCTACTATCGCGGCTTAGGACTTTATACTGCGTTAGCTGCTTTAGACGAGGTCCGTGTTCCTATATGTACATATGATATGTATGCAGGTGTACACATAAGGATCTGCAACTGCTGAAACGCCATCTATGTAGATATAATTGATACCCATATGTATGTCTAGTATTTAACCCTCGGACTGCGGTTACCGGGTCATTTTGACCAAGTGTATTTAAATCGTCCACTTAATTACTCAATTTTCGgcaattcaattaaataaatgGCTGTTACACCAGGAACAACATAAAGACTAATAAGTCtacataaaatatcttcaacATATTTGAATATCGAGAAATATTTGATGAAGAAATCTGAGAATGGTCGTAAACATCCTCTCTTAATTGTATAGCTGTGAAAATAGTTCAACTTCCGAGGGTTAATACAGTAATAGATCCTACTCCTGCACACTTTTAGGCCATTAGCGAAGGTTGATAaagaaattttctttgctctGATTGGTTGACGATTCACTGCTAAGATAGGATCCATTACGGATTGGATGCGcagtaaaatggtggggatgTGCGCGCCAGCTTAGGGAGTAAGAGAAGCGTGCAGGAGTAGTTCCCATTACTGTACGTAATCCAATTTGAAAGGTTtactaaatttaatttttattattgtaaaaACCCAGTATGTAGTAATGtagtaatatttttttttattctagaTATGTCATATAAAATACACAGTAACAGTTTCACACAGTTTTGTTAAACATAAGTTAAATACTAAAGCAATTATTCTCttcataaatatatattaatgtatattttGTACTGTTTTATCTATTATTTCAAACTGCTCATTATTATGCTGGTGTGGAATAACTTCTAGAAATTTCACAGGGTGGTACTTGTTGATGTAAAATTAACCATTGCATCAATTTTGTATGGTTTTTAGTAactgccatttttaaaaaaatatcgtACCATGAATTTTTAACACCAAATCTGCATCCTGAAAAAGAACATTTTTTCTGTTTATAATACAAACTTTCTTACTATTTTATGCAGAATTGTACATTTAAAATAACAAACCTGTTTCATACAATATTTCCAGACAAGAAAAATCATCTTTTAATGGATTAttaagataataatatatagccACGCATAAAGCATTTTCTCCTGCTATTGTAGTTATCAGAGGATCTGCACCTATGATTATTTCATAAAACTTAATACTACTTgatcaaatattattattttcgtttTGTGTTCTATACCTTTTCCTAACATAAATGTTATTAAGCATGTATGACCATGGTAACAAACTCGATGAAAGGGTGTTATACCATTAATTGGAGACTTTACATTCAACAATTGTGGACAATAAACAACTATATCAATGCATTTCAATGCATGTACTTTGTCGTAACATCTCTGTAAAGGAATGAAAGTAATTCAAACAGTATAACAAgtctatttaaatataattttcataaaaatttgtACTGGAATTTTTTATAACAAAATGTATATTTACATCAGCTGAATATTCCAATTTACGAATCATTGCATTATGTCTAATTATGCTTCGTTCTCTAATGATCGAACgttcataatttttaatttcttgcgATGTTTTTGAATTGTCTGTTGTTTTGCGCGCAGCAAATCTTTTATGACGACGTGCTACAatttaataaaagaaatattttgttatataatattgaacAATTAAGAATCTATCTAAGTTTCTGGGGGctgaatttaaatatatataatataatgaattaaaaaatgtacCATGAGTACAGTGAAGTGCATACGATGTAACGGCGATAACACCTCCAGTAAGTGTAATGACTTTTACAATGCTCGGCATGGCTTCTATTAATTGTACGAAATACTGTTGTAACATATCATGAAACGATTCATTATATTTTGATATAAGACTCATACTCCCACTTATTTAAATCTTTTATCGCTAAATATGAAATGACTATTCCGTAAGAGATCTCCCGATGCGTTCCCCTACTCTCTGTAGATAATGAAGATTTTTCGCGTAGATACGCGCATAGAATGTAATGACTTCCGAGGCTATGTTCACGATAGTTCTATTTACGGACGCATGCGCACTGGTCAATCGTTTTCGAAAAATGGCGGAGTTTTGTCTTTATGAGAATTCTCTGTGCTCATAGTCGCATTGAATAACCAATCAGAATAAGCAAGCAATGATGCAGGATGTCCTCTTTCAATAGTCGACACTCCGGAAGTGATTGTCGAAGGGgtagggaaagagagagagccctCACCCTGAGTAACGATTAGATATACATAACTCCGAATCCTCAATTTGAAGTTCTGTAACGGGGTCGCAGTAGGGGGCATCTACGGGTGTCCAGATATTACAACGAAAACAGAATCGACGCAGACGCAAGCTTTACTCGATTGTTGCGAAAAGTGCGTTGCTTCGTCAAACCTGTTCCTAGTGTTTACAATCTTTCTTCGCGAAACTAATCGATGTTATGATTCCAAATCGTTTTTAGTACGTACTTGTGAGACTTTGACAGTGATTCCTTGTATTTCTAATTAATTCAGTAGAGGCGATTATCGTGGCGTACATGGCAGTCGAATTTATGTAGATATACTCGACCGTGTTTTCTCGCGTGTTACTTCAAATTTATCGTTGTTCGTTACGAAAATGGCGAATTACACGGACCGTCAATATTCTTACGGCAATTCCGTACATTCCCGTAGAGATGACAAGAAGTGAACTTTTCAACGATTCTGATGCGGAAGAACTTTATTGAGGGCAAGTAACAAAATCATTTCGGATCGTCAAAGATGGATGCAACAATTGAGAGAGAGTGCAGTGCTTTGGGTGGCCTCTTTCAACAGATTATCACTGACATGAAGGTGAGTAGTGCTGTGTTTTTAACATTCGATATTTAAATTTGAATTATTCAATTGCGTTTTTCCTGTTCATTGTTTTTTGTACGTTTCTCTACGTTGCACAATTTACGATGCAGGCAAAGGCGCGATGTCGATGCTGTTTCGTTGAGTCCTATACTTTTGTAAATACTATGAAATTAGTACATACGGTCATACGAAATAATATGTTCCTTTCGGTTATTATTAGACTATTTGTGAACGTTACGGTGCTCTGGTTTTGAAAGCTATTCTCCGAAACCATTGAGATATTTAATGCAGCAGAATGAGGACAGACGCTAATTTACACATGTTCAAAGAGCTTTGATGTATTGTCCAATCATTTTTAATGACATCTAAACCCGAGTCAATTTTGCAAGGATAGTATTTGAATTTTGAgatttaataaaacaaatattcgAATGTAATGTGAAAATTATACAAACATAACaaacattcattcgaaatgttttgaatgttataaatatttaaaatgttACGGTGATTAAAATGGGACAAAACAAACACGAGGAGAATTAATGTTTTAATGATTTTATTTGTTCAGATCTaatttgcaaattttcatttatttacttattttttaattaaaaattaaatatgtaatttttcTTTGTGCTGTTTAATATCATATTAATACACTCATAGCCAATGTTCGGAAAACATGTAATCATATATTATAAGTAGGCGTATGCGATTGCATTATCTGCATTGAACATGTAAAGTTATTCTGCGATATCACATAATACAACTATAGTTAAGCAAAAGTAGAGCATATCTAAATTGATTAAACATAAATATGGAACTGTTACAGACTTTTTTGTTTTTAGAATGGTGCACCATTATGggaagatttaatttcaaaagCAACAAAATTACATTCATGCTTGAGGTAATATATTAGtttcatttattgtattatttgttaCTTAATTTTCAGTActttaataacaaaatatttttaattatattttcgtTTATTTCAGGGCTGCTATTTTAGCTGTTTCTGCATATCTTGAAACTTTTCAAAAAATTGCTGATGCTGCAACTAATGCAAGAGGTAAATTATTTATggtataattgtatatattgcACTGCATATGCAAAATTTGTTTCTGGTTTTTTACTACATTATTTTACCTTCTACTCATGTTGACATTCGATAAAACCGATACATAACATATTTTAGGTGCAACGAAAGAAATTGGAACTGCTTTAACTAGAATATGTCTTAGACATAAAGCTGTGGAGACACGTATGAAATCCTTTACCAGGTAACTggtttttaatatattataatatttttattagtgtttaatatgtatttaattatacttGTTTTTTCTAGTGCTATTATGGATTGCTTGGTGTTGCCTCTTCAAGAAAAATTAGAAGACTGGAAAAAGTCTTTAATAAATTTAGATAAGGAACATGCCAAAGGTTAATACCGGACATTATTGCAATAATTTAAGTATAAGTTTTGTAAGATTGTAACATTAGCTTGTTCTGTATTTGTTGTAGAATATAAAAAAGCAAGAGCAGAATTGAAAAAGCGCTCTACAGACACATTACGATTACAAAAGAAAAAGGCGCGCAAAGGACAACATTTGCACGGGCAAGGGCAACCGCAAAGTCATGGTACTTTGACTGGTGATGTTGAGTTCAACCGAATGCTAGAATCATCTGCTGCAGTTGTCCAAGAAAAACGCCTAAGTTTAGAAGAAACAGAAAGAAGAGCCGTTCGCGCGGCTTTGCTCGAGGAAAGAGGCAGATTTTGTCTTCTCTCAAGATTCCTGAAACCAGTACTCGTTAGTAAAGTTAACTGCACTTAACAAGTAATTAACAATTTTACTTCTCAACAATGCCTACAATAACGTCTACAAAAATGCGTAGGACGAGGAAATTGCTATGCTAATGGAACTGACACATCTTCAAGAAGTCTCCGATCAGTTGCAACGACATGCTGCCTCTCCGCATCATCTACCACCTGCATCGGAACAAGTGATAACAGATATAAAAGGTTGCGACGTTGCACAATGGTCGCTAGCTACGCCTCCTTCCAGTCCTTCTTTGTCTCTTGGATCAAGAAAAAGTTCAATGTGTTCAATCAGTTCTCTGACTAGCAGTAGCAGCGGTTCTTGTAAAAGTCATCCGAGCCCATCTGGACATCCTTGGCATAGATCGCTCTCTCAGGTGAACATTTTCGAAACATACGAAAACAATACTATGTTCTCTTTCTCCATGCTAATTCATTGAACTAGGAATGTTAACCCTTACAATGCATGGCATATTAGTTTCACTGTTTATGCACtacctatatacatatataatatatcatgtaAGTAGTTGCTGGTAGATTATAGCATGAGCGCCATTCGGCATCAGCTTCTTGTATGTGGTAGTCGATGTTGTACTCGTTGTAGTCTGTCGGTGTCAGGCCCTCCAGCATCAGTGGTATGATGACGCTGCGCCACTTGGCAAACGGTAGTTCCCGTGACTCTGGCTTCACTTCACAGGATACATTATATACACAACCAATTTCCGAGCATCAGGTAAGGTTGCTAGAAATTAGAAGCCTGTTAGCGTTTCACGATTTCCTTCTCTTCACTTTCGACACTAAATaaagttctctctatatttttTCAATGAGTAAAGATTTTTGTTTCGTTGCTGAAGTTAACTGTGTTGTTGTAGGTATCAAATGTGTCTtctcaaaataatcaaaatactGGTTGTACAACATCAAGACCTGTAACCACTGCTACTTGGCCTGACTTGCAGGAAACATCAGTTCAGTTCGACAGACAAAATCAGAACTCGGTTAATGAACGGCCGCATACAATTTCTTCCGGTAAGAAAATATGTTCctaaaatttttgtttcttttttataaaCCGAATAATTTACTAAATAATGTTATTCGTTGCTACAGCTTATGAAAAAGGACATCAGAGACCAGCTCTCAGCGTTTATACATTCCAAGCTCCAGACAATAGTGGCTGTTGCCATAGTCAACCAGCTTCTCCagtttcttcttcctcttcatGTTCTTCCTCGAATCAACAAGCATCTAGAGTACAATTGCGTAGAAATAATGGTAGTAATCGTCCTCCTATACCAAACAGATGTTCTAGTTTAGAGCGGCCAACAGTTCCAGTAAAGAATGAGCCTCCCGGAAGTCCCCGGGGCAAACCTAAATTACCGCTTCCAGCTCATTTAGCAAAAGgtatttaacatttttttacTTAATCATTAGTTTGAACTAAAAATAATTTCTGTTTCCATTTCCCAAATTCAAATTCTACTCTGTTCAACCTTTTTCACGATTATTGCAACGCCTGCAGCGGAAGCTATTTATGGCTTAGCCAAATATGTTATTTAAGTTGTAACCCTGTATAAGTATGAGATACATTGCAGAATTAGTAACTCATCAGCTTCAACAACCAATGTACGTGAACATGCACGAATTAGCAAATCTAGCAGCAACTCGTGCTCAAGAGATGCAACTGCCTCTGCCTCCACCTCCTGCGTCGCTAACTGCATCTGGAACAGAGAAGGTACGATTTCGAAAATCTTGGGTATCATAGTTATAAtctattatttatatcgatCAATATATTCAGACTGAAGTTACGGAAAAAGATGGTGGAAGTCAAACGTCAGAATCTAGTGCGGAATCTAGTAGTGGCTATGGTAGTCAGACTACTATACCGCATTCTCATTCACTTCAGAATCAAAATGAGAATGCTTGGAACGTACCTGGTGCTGCCTCTACTTTAACGGTTCGCAGAGGATCGGTGCAGCAAGCAAGTAAACCTCCTCCTCCTACGAGACGTACGTCCACTATCATAACTGCCACGTTTAGTACTCCTGTAACGGGTTCCAACGACGAACGTACTGATAATCCTTGCGACGAGGCTGAAAATCTTCCACCACCGCCGGCGTTCTTGTTGGAGGGTTCTTCACCCACAGCCAGCCCTACTCCTCAGCGGTAGGAGATAGTCTTTTATAGCaatatggatttgatgcaacaaTTTCATGCAATGTGTATTGAATATTGCAGGTCGGTCTCAGTGTCAGAAACCGTAAGGACCCTTACAGAGTTGCGTCACACTCCTGCTAGTCCCTCCCTTCTACGGAAGGCTACAGGTCAGACACAATCGCATAACAATCAATCCAGCACGTTACAACATAATGCTGTGTTACAAGTTACTCGATCTTCTGTTGAACGTTCGTGTGCAGCGATTCGCTCGACTTCTCAAGAACGTGGCTCGACTGCTACACAAATGACTACGATCAACGCAGGTGTAAATATTCAAGGACAAGGGCCAGGAGGAGTAGGTCAAAGCTTCATGGCAGTGCTCAGTGCCAAGCTTATCAACAGTACGACAGGTAACAATGCTGCAGGTAGTAACAATACTAGTAACAGTCCTAAGTCTTCGAGGAAGCACTCTATTGAGCAGCAGATAACGAAAACTACGAAATCGTCGAGCGGCTTTCTCGAGACTTTGAACGCTAAGCTGGCGCAGCAGCAACAGAACATACAGGGGAATATATCGAGTAAATCGGCAAGTGTAAGACGTATTATGGGTAATCGCGTACCTATCATGGATCCATTGCAAGTTAGGGACTCATTGATGGATCAGATACGAAGGGGGACCTCTTTGAGGAAAACCAGCGGTCTCATTAATGATCGTTCGGCACCTAAAATCTATTGAATACTGTACTACTGATGTTTACGTAAGTTCCTCTATCATCTCTGATGCATTTCATTTGCATTTACGATAGCTGCAACAATCGTTGACCACCGGATACGATAAACGTATCTGTGTTGTTAAGCAAATCGGCGTTTGTCACGTGTTGATCGTTTGTATATGTACATTCACGAATGTACATTTGATAATTCGACTTTGCACTTGAGCGCATCAACATCGAAAGTAAAAGAGCAAAGTGAATTGTTTCTACGTGAATTCTTTATTCcatcattattaattttattgaaaattgcGTAGAAGAGGCAGGCTCTATATTAAATCCATCCTTGATATACAATACTTTAGTGCGtatcataatatataaatgaaatCGAAGCGAGAATGAAACGATTTTAATTATTCAACTTAGAGTCTGATCTAATTACATTGTAGTATTTGATAATTAATAAGAGATTcaagtaatatatgtatatttataaagtgTATTAAAGTAGCacgtattaatatatatattatttcaacTCTACTTGGTTCGAGTGGATGTATAATTATACTAATGCCCGTTGCTTGCCCGTGTTAAGGTGAGCCCGACTGATTTAATACCATTGTAATGATTtaatatgttatattttaataatcgcAAAGGTAAAAAACGAAATTGAAAACACAAAATTCgcgtataatttaatatagagCTGGTGTCTTAAACATATATCTTTATCTTGCATATAGTTATACCAATTTGTTTCCTGCATTACCTGTCTTTCATTTTCGTATGGTAAGCGCACAATCGCATTTCTCTTTGTTTCGAGACGTCTGTGTCTTTCATGTATTCCCTGTGAAACAGTTTCTAATAGCGTTTCAGCAAACCATGACATTATCATTATTGATACGACAGAATTAATTAAACATAAACGATATATTATTACAGCCCAGGTGGAACGTAACTTTAGAATTAATTTTTGTATCAGTCGCATTTTTCCATAGAAGTAAATTCTTTTCAATGCCTATACACTGGTGTAATATTGTACAACATTACAGTATTATCATTTGATCAGTATTCCTTTTCCTCTACAATAACTGCTAAGCAATTTTTATATGCAATGATGTTTGTTTCTAAATCCAACAAAAAAATATCTATTCTTATTAACGCTATAGATTTTAATACGCATCTAAAGTATTTATTAGGGAAAATATATTTGGAACACATATCAAAACTTTTGTATCGCTGCCTTTTTTTGAATATTCGTATAATGTGTATATGATACTATTTTATAGTAGTTAGTAGGAAATATCGAATCTACAGTTACAATACTTTGAAACGAGATGCATTTATTGAACGCATTTACTGCCAACGACTGATTACTGTTGCCGCTATATTAGGCAAATGATATTTGTCACAGTACTTTGTATGTTCTGCCTGGGCGACGCTGTTCCAAATATCGGgtaaatgataaaataaaaattcgtagGTGTGTGTTTGGGGAACGGCGAATATTAACAAAGTTATGCGAAAATTATGATCCTATTGTAACAAAGTATTATTAAGTGTTTTCTGTTTTAAGTGAATTGATCGCGATGGAATTCCAGTATCTCTATgcatagaaatattatttattcgtgCGGAAGATGTATTGCACCTTCAAGATACCTGTTAGAACGATTTATTATCGAAATCTCGTGCGACGCCGACTGGACTGATGAAAATGTTACTGCCAACTCTTTATAAATGTTTAATGTGTTCCTTTCTCATTCCTGAATGACGCGCGATTAGGTTTTGCGTTTAACGGAGCGTCGTGCCGAGTAGTCTCTAGCGAACAATAAATAGTCTTTATTTATTTCGATCAAGCATTTCACCGTGTACAACGTAAAATAGTAATACACATCCAGAAACGATTGCGATTTGATATTTAATGctgaaagaaaaatataaataaataaataaataaataaataaataaatacacatAATAAACATGCGCTCGCACACATATACAAACACACATACACATCAATGTTCATGGTAGATAGCAAAgattaatgaaaaaaaatgttattctcgAATGTTATCAATATTGCTCCGTAGTTACAGAATATACTATGAATTCAGATCAGCATTAAATGACAAACACTTAGCATAAACAATAGGTAACGAACAGAAAAATTGAAAgccgtaataaataaataaataaataaataaataaccataaattcattgtaataaaataatatttaatgtagTACAGTTCGAAGGGTGATtgttaatttgtaataattatttcagtAGCGATCAGATAcaaagataataaataaaaagtgCAACAAAAAGATGTTATATTCGCTTTCTTGTGGATTCATTCTTACAGTTTCTCCTTCTTTTAACTCta
It encodes the following:
- the LOC117221680 gene encoding uncharacterized protein LOC117221680 isoform X2, which codes for MYATIIASTELIRNTRNHCQSLTTRRHKRFAARKTTDNSKTSQEIKNYERSIIRERSIIRHNAMIRKLEYSADRCYDKVHALKCIDIVVYCPQLLNVKSPINGITPFHRVCYHGHTCLITFMLGKGADPLITTIAGENALCVAIYYYLNNPLKDDFSCLEILYETGCRFGVKNSWYDIFLKMAVTKNHTKLMQWLILHQQVPPCEISRSYSTPA
- the LOC117221680 gene encoding uncharacterized protein LOC117221680 isoform X1 — translated: MPSIVKVITLTGGVIAVTSYALHCTHARRHKRFAARKTTDNSKTSQEIKNYERSIIRERSIIRHNAMIRKLEYSADRCYDKVHALKCIDIVVYCPQLLNVKSPINGITPFHRVCYHGHTCLITFMLGKGADPLITTIAGENALCVAIYYYLNNPLKDDFSCLEILYETGCRFGVKNSWYDIFLKMAVTKNHTKLMQWLILHQQVPPCEISRSYSTPA